The following nucleotide sequence is from Patescibacteria group bacterium.
ATGAGTAACGTGCCGTGGGGCGAGCTGTACAATCAATTTAAAGATAAAAAATTTGATTCAAAGAAACTGGAGAAAGAAATAACTAAGCTGATGCAAGATGAAGATGTGACTAAAAAATCCGGTATTTACGAGTACGTTTTAACCAGGAATGAAAAATTTCTGAATATCCGAGTCTTTGCGGAAAAAATGAAGCGCGAGGCGTATGAGCGGCAAAAAGGCATTTGTCCGAACTGCAAAGGCGAGAATAAGAAAAAGAAATGGGAAATTGAAGAAATGGAAGCCGATCATATAAAACCTTGGTATGAGGGTGGAAAAACGGTTGTAGAAAATTGCCAGATGTTATGTAAACAAGATAATAGAACTAAATCTGGAAAATAAAACCCTAGAAAAAAAGTTTTTAAAATTTTGACTGAATAAAAAATGACAGAAGTAATTCAACAAATATGGATATCGGGAATATGTCTTTTGCAAAACATTAATAATTTTCTTGAACCTTTTTTGCAGAATCTTGATCCGTCACTTTTTCAAAATATTATTTTGGGTGTTTTGGCGATTTTTATTCCATTTGCGATTGTTTTTCTTACGGATATTCTAAATTCTAAAAAAGAAAAAAGGAGTGAATTTGAAAAAATGGTTTTAAGTGATGAGGTGCTTGGCACGAAAAAAGTCTTTTGGCTCTCTATTGTTGGTATAGTCTTTTTTGCGTTTTTTTCTGGAACTGATACTCCGTTGTCAGTAAAAATTTTGTCCATAATTGTCGCGGTAATTTTAATTTTTCTTTTCTGGAAGCCATTTAAGAAGATTTTGAGATTTTCTGAAGGACATAAATCAGAGTTTGAAATACCTTTTTTAAGGAAATTAAGTTTTTCAAATTTTTTTAGGTTCAAGAATAAGAAAAAATCAGAGAAATTATTTCGAGCTTGGAATTCTTTTTGGTCTGAAAAGTCGGAAATTAACGAAAGGGATTTTACAAACATTTTTATAGCTCATATTGACGACGCTGTAAGTTATGGAAAATTTGAACTTGCCGTTCAACTCGCGCAAACTTATGCGAATAATATTGAAAAGCGTGATGGTTTTTCAGTAGGTTATGAAATCTTGCCAAAAGTATTTGAGTGGAATGAGGCATTTTGGAATGAGCAACAACTTTGGTTAAAAGGTTATAATACAGAAAAAAGAATACAAAGCTTCTTTTCGCAAAAATATTTTCCAACATTTAGAGATTGGGCATTGAAATTATACAAAAAAACCAACACAAAAAGAGAGCGTTTTTGGAATTGGCATTATTTTGGGGGTGAATTTTTTCAAGCAATTGTCAAAGTTTTGCTCAAAGACGGAAGCGGTCCATATCAATTTTTTTCATCATTTAAAAAACATATCGAGGAAAGCGAGAAAAAGTTAGACAAAATTAAAGATGAAGAAGAGAAAGGAAAGTATCGGCGTTATGTAACTAGTCTTTTTGCAAGTTTTTGCCCTACTTTTTTTAACGAAATAGATAACGCGCCATCAAACTATGGAATTTGGGAACATGATTTTCCTGCGGAGTGGAAAATAACAATCGCTAACAAAGATAATAGAATATCTCACGTTGTTTTGTATGAATTTTTACAATGGTCAAGGGATCGGATATTTAAGAAAGATGATAAAGATAATTTTGATAAAGATCTAACAGAGGTAATAAACGGCATTTTCCCAAATGTACATTCATCATTATTTACAGCTTTTTTGATGTTATTTTCCTCAAGCGAACTAAAATATGCCTTGGAAAAAGAACCTAATTTTTACATTTTGGGCGTAAGCGTATCGTGGTCTGGGTCTGTTGAGGAAAGTAAAGAAGGTCGGGATAAAAGACTTAATGAAATGATGAGGGCAGAAGAAATTTCACAAAAAAAGGAAACCATTCAAATTATTTTAAAGTACTTCCACTTTTGGCGAATACTTACTTTATATAAAGACAATTTATTAGAAGATGAGTCTAAAAGGTGGGAAAGTTTTACGGAGGCAGAAAGAAAATTAATAGTAAAAAGAGTCAGAAAAGAAAAATTGGAAAAAGTAAAAGTGGAAATCGAAAGTGCGGAAATTAAAAAGATTTGTGATGATTCTGAACTAAAAGAATTATATAGGAAAGAATTTTTGGAGTTGGTTGGATTATTACTTTTAGAAATAGAAAAATAAATGGCGGCGCGCCAGCTTCGCTGGCGCAAAATTCGGCGTCCGGATTTTCTTCAAAAAAAGTTCGGATTTCGTCCAAAAGGCACCGCACATAAAAACAGTTCTAATATTAGAACTGTTTTTTGATCAGGAGGTTTTATCTTTGGAGTGATGTATGATATGATCAAGACAAATGGGAAAAGCAATTTTGTATAATATCATCGGAATATTAGCGGTCTTGGCCATAATATTCTTTAAGATACCGATGCTCTGGGTGATCCTCGGGCTTTTTATAATCCTGATTTTTATTGTTTTTAATCCATTTATGCCGGCGGTCGAAAGCATTCCCAAAGGATTTGCCGAAAAAAAATTCGATACCGGGAAGGTGACCTTGAATTACGTCGAGGGGCCGGACAATGGCCCGCCGTTATTATTCATTCCCGGGCAAATGGAATTTTGGCAGGGGTATAAACTGGTGATCCCGAATTTTTCAAAAAATCACCACGTTTTCATTGTCGACGTCCGCGGGCACGGAAAATCAACTCGCACTCCGGGAGAATATTCTTATAACATAATCGGCGAAGACTTTAAAGAATTTTTAAAAAATGTCGTTAAGAAACCGGCGATCGTCTCCGGACTTTCTTCCGGGGCCATTCTTTCGCTTTGGCTGGCGGCCAACGCGCCTGAATTTGTTTCTATTGCGATCAGCGAAGACCCGCCGCTCTTTTCTTCCATGTGGCCAAGGATCAAGGAAGAAAAATATATGTATCGCCTGTTCGAGGTCGCTGTCGAGTGCCTGGGAAAACCAAAGAGAGACGTGCTGGGCTTTTTTATGAAGCAGGGGATCCCCAAACCCGGCTATGAAAAACTTTTTCTCATTCCTCCGTGGATAGCCAAATTCATCGTCGGCCTGTTTGAGCTTAATAAAAAATTCCGGCCGGCAAAAATGTACGATATACCGCTCGCTCCGTTCAATGGCAGGGTGGGTTTTAAATTTTTGTGCGAGTATGATGTTGATTTCTCAAGAGCAACGATCGACGGCCGGTTGACTGAAGGCTTTGAACCGGAAAGCACGTTGAAAAAGATCAACTGCCCCGTGCTTTTGATCCAGGCGCGCTGGTCAAGGCATGAAACCTGGGGCCTGCTTGGCGCCTTGGACGATAATGATGTTGAAAAGG
It contains:
- a CDS encoding alpha/beta hydrolase codes for the protein MGKAILYNIIGILAVLAIIFFKIPMLWVILGLFIILIFIVFNPFMPAVESIPKGFAEKKFDTGKVTLNYVEGPDNGPPLLFIPGQMEFWQGYKLVIPNFSKNHHVFIVDVRGHGKSTRTPGEYSYNIIGEDFKEFLKNVVKKPAIVSGLSSGAILSLWLAANAPEFVSIAISEDPPLFSSMWPRIKEEKYMYRLFEVAVECLGKPKRDVLGFFMKQGIPKPGYEKLFLIPPWIAKFIVGLFELNKKFRPAKMYDIPLAPFNGRVGFKFLCEYDVDFSRATIDGRLTEGFEPESTLKKINCPVLLIQARWSRHETWGLLGALDDNDVEKARSIVKNIKVAKANAVHDVHLSKPKVFIKIVNEYLKALE